The DNA window TGCTGACGGTCTTTGGCGGCGATGTCACCACTTCGCGGCTGCGGGCGGAACGGGCCGTCTCCAGGCTCACGCCGTACTATCCGATGTCGCCGCGCTGGACCGCGACGGCGCCGCTGCCGGGGGGCGATTTTGCGTGGGAGAAGTTCGATGAGCGGGTTGACGCTGCGCGCGAGCGCTGGCGGTTCCTCACCGAGCCGCAGGCCCAGCGTCTGGTCGGAGCCTACGGCACGCGCCTTGAGGCCGTATACGGCCATGCCAAAGACCGGGCCGACCTCGGTCCGGCGTTCGGGCCGGAACTGACGGGCGCTGAGGTGCGCTATCTCATGAAACAGGAATGGGCGCGCTTTCCGGACGACATTCTGTGGCGGCGCTCGAAGCTGGGCCTGACCATGCCGCCCGGGGATCGCGATGCGCTGGCGGCGTTCATGGCGGCGGCGGGGTGAGGCGGCGGCGATAATAGTGTGACCGCGCGCTGCGTCGTGGTTGAGCCCGGGCTGTTCCGCCGCTAGCTTGCGGCCATGACGGGGCAGGCTGGCATCATGACCGAGGACGTGGCGAAAGCCGCAGCAGAGGCGGATTCGGCCAAACCCGAACCGCAGGCAGCCGCGGCAGACATTCCGCTGCTGCGCATCGAGGCGGTGGTGAAAAAGTTCGGCGGTTTCCGGGCGGTGGACGGTCTCTCGCTCGACATCAGGGCCGGAGAATTCTTTGCTCTCCTTGGTCCGAGCGGATGCGGCAAGACCACGCTGTTGAGGATGCTGGCCGGTTTCGAGACGCCGGACGAGGGCCGCATCCTGCTCGACGGCAAGGACATCGCGCGGATTCTGCCCCACCAGCGTCCGGTCAACATGATGTTCCAGAACTATGCGCTGTTTCCCCATCTCACCGTGCGCGACAATATCGCCTTCGGATTGAAGCGCGCCGGCATGTCGCGTTCCAAGATCGATGACCGCGTCGCCGAGATGGTCGCGCTGGTCAAGCTCGAGGGTCTCGAGAAACGCAAGCCTGATCAGATATCCGGCGGCCAGAAGCAGCGCGTGGCGCTGGCGCGCTCGCTGGCGCGCCGCCCGCGGGTGCTGTTGCTCGACGAACCCCTGGCCGCGCTCGACAAGAAGCTGCGCGAAAGCACCCAGCTCGAATTGATGGAACTGCAGCGGCGGCTCGGCATGACCTTCATCATCGTCACCCACGACCAGGAAGAGGCGATGACGGTGGCGGGACGGATCGGCGTGATGGATTCGGGGCGTCTCGAACAGGTCGCGACGCCCCGCGAGCTTTACGAGGCGCCGGCTTCGCGCTGGATCGCCGAGTTCGTCGGCGAGATCAACATGTTCGAAGGACAGGTTGAATCGAACGAGGCCCATCGTCTGTCGATCTCGACGCGAGCCGCCGGAACGATCGTCGCCGCGGAGCCGCGCCAACCAGTCACGAAAACAAACGTCTGCGTCGCGATCCGGCCCGAGAAAATAAAACTGTCGCGCCGCGGCCCGGTGTCGGACGCGGTCAATGCGCACGCGATCAACCGGCTCGAAGGCGTCGTGACCGACGTCAGTTATCTCGGCGGCGTCACCAGCTACAAGGTCAAGCTCGACAGCGGCGCGGTGTTGCGTTCGTCGATGGCCAACACCACGCGGCTCGACATCGATGCCTACAGCGCAAGCCAGCGCGTGGTGGCCTGGTTCACCCCCGACGATTGCGTGGTGCTGGAGCAATGAGCGCGCGGAATATCTTCGCCCGCCCCGCGCGCATCGCCGCGATCGCGCCCTATTTCTGGATGGCGCTGTTTTTCCTGGTGCCGTTCGGCTTCGTGCTGAAGATCAGCCTGTCGCAGACCGCGATCGCCCAGCCGCCCTATGTCCCGGTGTTCGACCTGACGCAAGGCGCTGCGGCGATCAAGGCGGCGTACGCGGCGCTGTCGCTGGATAATTTCAGGCTGCTGGTCTCCGACGATCTCTATGTGCTGTCCTA is part of the Bradyrhizobium erythrophlei genome and encodes:
- a CDS encoding ABC transporter ATP-binding protein, encoding MTEDVAKAAAEADSAKPEPQAAAADIPLLRIEAVVKKFGGFRAVDGLSLDIRAGEFFALLGPSGCGKTTLLRMLAGFETPDEGRILLDGKDIARILPHQRPVNMMFQNYALFPHLTVRDNIAFGLKRAGMSRSKIDDRVAEMVALVKLEGLEKRKPDQISGGQKQRVALARSLARRPRVLLLDEPLAALDKKLRESTQLELMELQRRLGMTFIIVTHDQEEAMTVAGRIGVMDSGRLEQVATPRELYEAPASRWIAEFVGEINMFEGQVESNEAHRLSISTRAAGTIVAAEPRQPVTKTNVCVAIRPEKIKLSRRGPVSDAVNAHAINRLEGVVTDVSYLGGVTSYKVKLDSGAVLRSSMANTTRLDIDAYSASQRVVAWFTPDDCVVLEQ